In Methylovirgula sp., a single genomic region encodes these proteins:
- a CDS encoding secondary thiamine-phosphate synthase enzyme YjbQ has translation MRQSLHRLVVETHGQGLVEITAAIKERLVHVDINEGLLTVYCRHTSASLLIQENADPDVCKDLQTFFAKIVPEGRGLYVHESEGPDDMPAHIRAALTQTQLSIPMRDGELLLGTWQGIYLFEHRREPHRREIVLHVIGE, from the coding sequence ATGCGGCAGTCGCTGCACCGCCTTGTCGTCGAGACGCACGGTCAGGGTCTTGTCGAGATCACCGCCGCGATCAAAGAACGGCTCGTCCATGTCGATATCAATGAAGGACTGCTGACCGTCTATTGCCGGCACACGTCCGCATCGCTTCTGATTCAGGAAAATGCCGATCCTGATGTGTGCAAGGATTTGCAGACCTTCTTCGCCAAGATCGTGCCGGAGGGCCGCGGGCTTTACGTGCATGAGTCCGAAGGACCAGACGACATGCCGGCGCATATTCGCGCCGCGCTGACGCAGACGCAGCTTTCAATTCCCATGCGTGACGGCGAATTGCTGCTCGGCACCTGGCAGGGCATTTATCTCTTTGAACATCGCCGGGAACCGCACCGGCGCGAGATCGTGCTGCATGTGATCGGGGAGTGA
- a CDS encoding HPr family phosphocarrier protein, whose translation MTDTSQPVPAADDGTLVREIEIINRKGLHARATAKFVQCVEQFVAEVTVSRAGETVGGTSIMGILTLGAGIGSSIVVTAKGQEAEEVLNALATLIGNRFGEDE comes from the coding sequence ATGACCGATACATCGCAACCTGTCCCCGCCGCCGATGACGGCACGCTCGTGCGCGAAATCGAGATCATCAATCGCAAGGGCTTGCACGCGCGCGCCACGGCAAAATTCGTTCAATGCGTCGAGCAATTCGTCGCCGAAGTCACGGTGAGCCGCGCCGGTGAGACGGTGGGCGGCACATCGATCATGGGCATTCTGACGCTTGGCGCCGGCATTGGCTCATCCATCGTCGTCACTGCGAAGGGGCAGGAGGCCGAGGAAGTGCTTAATGCTCTGGCCACCTTGATCGGCAACAGGTTCGGCGAAGACGAATAA